The DNA segment AAAGCCATCGGGATAAATCATTCCCGCAACAATCGGTGGTACAAAGGCAACCAATAGAGTTTTTGTGCGCCCTAATCTGCTATCATCAAATCCACATAAATCAGCCATATAATCAAACAACCCAAGCCCAGCACCCAAAAACGAAGTAGAGACTGCCAAAAACGCGAATCCCTCTAGCATTCTTAGCAAAAATGCTCCATTGAGATTTAAACTCGCAGCTTCAACCAAGTGGCGCACATTGCCTCCCGCAGCAATTACATTTTTAAAATCGCTCCGTTCAATGTTGCCATCGCACGCAATATTCCATATCACATAAGCCACAAAAGCAATCAATGTACCATAGACTAAACATTTGTTAATTTTTTTGGGTTCTTTGCCAAAATACTTCACGAGACTTGGCACGCTTGCGTGGAAACAAAAGGAAGTCAGATAAGTAGAAAATGCTACAAACACAAAGATTCCATAAGGATTATTATCGTGATTTAAATCTAGCAAATAAGACATTTTCATTTCACTTAACATACCACTCATAGCAAAGACAAAGGTTAAAGCCATTCCCCCAATCATCACCACAGAGAATCTATCCACAAGATAAGTACTCCACCAAACACAACCGCTAAGCAGAATCGCAAACAATAAACTTGCCAATAGTTTAGGAGGTTCATAATCAAAAGCAACGAGCGAAATATGCACCACCATAGAACCGCCTCCGCTCACATAGGCATAAATCAAGATATAAAGCACAAAGGCAACACTCAAACCATTAACGAGATTCCAAAATTTACCCAAATTATCTAGCACAAGCGTATGGAAGCTTGAACCGGGGTGATAATACAGATTTACTTCCAATAAAGCTTGGGAAGAAAGCAGCATCATAAACCAAGTCAGCACTAATAATCCCAAAGAATACCAAATCCACATTCCCGCACTTATCGTGGGTAACGCCAACATTCCCGCTCCAATTGCCGTCCCAGCAATAATCATTGTCCCGCCAAGCACGCTTGGCTTGCGTTTCACATTAAACATAGAATCCCTTTAAAGTAGATTTTACATTATATCTAAGATTTAGATTTGAGAAATTAAAATTTGGCTGATTAACAAATTTTTAGGCTAGCTTTGTGTAGAATTCAAATTTTTAAACTTAGGATAGCAAAAATTATGGAACAACAAGCCTTAGCACTGAAATATCGTCCAATGGATTTTGATGAACTCATCGGACAAGAAGCAGTCAGTCGCACTCTCTCCTTAGCATTAAGCAGCAAACGACTCTCCCACGCTTATTTATTTTCAGGCTTGCGCGGGAGTGGCAAAACTTCTAGTGCTAGAATTTTCGCAAGGGCATTACAATGCGAAAATGGTCCGTGTGCAAAACCTTGTGGTGTATGTGCAAACTGCGTTGCAGCCAATCCTCACAAAATGCGTCATATTGACATCATAGAGCTAGATGGTGCGTCTAGCCGCAAGATTGATGACATTCGCGATTTAATAGAACAGACAAAATACCACCCCAATATGGGACGCTTTAAAATCTTTATTATTGATGAAGTGCATATGCTTACCAAAGAAGCCTTTAACGCGCTCCTCAAGACACTTGAAGAACCACCAGAATATGTGAAATTTATCCTTGCCACCACAGACCCGCTGAAACTTCCTGCGACGATTTTAAGTCGCACACAGCATTTTCGCTTC comes from the Helicobacter ganmani genome and includes:
- a CDS encoding aromatic amino acid transporter; the protein is MFNVKRKPSVLGGTMIIAGTAIGAGMLALPTISAGMWIWYSLGLLVLTWFMMLLSSQALLEVNLYYHPGSSFHTLVLDNLGKFWNLVNGLSVAFVLYILIYAYVSGGGSMVVHISLVAFDYEPPKLLASLLFAILLSGCVWWSTYLVDRFSVVMIGGMALTFVFAMSGMLSEMKMSYLLDLNHDNNPYGIFVFVAFSTYLTSFCFHASVPSLVKYFGKEPKKINKCLVYGTLIAFVAYVIWNIACDGNIERSDFKNVIAAGGNVRHLVEAASLNLNGAFLLRMLEGFAFLAVSTSFLGAGLGLFDYMADLCGFDDSRLGRTKTLLVAFVPPIVAGMIYPDGFLLAIGWAGLAATIWSVIIPALLLRASRISRKELRQCTSNLALEHNFRVKGGSWTIYSLLIFGCVVGVCHILFVFNWLPMYK